One Thioclava electrotropha DNA segment encodes these proteins:
- a CDS encoding YMGG-like glycine zipper-containing protein — protein sequence MKKMFLILPLSATVAVAGCQMSQQDRAAATGGVAGAAIGAAVSDDGDRVQNAAIGGAVGTVAGALIGKANQPGQCRYRDSYGREYIAPC from the coding sequence ATGAAGAAGATGTTCCTCATCCTGCCGCTCAGCGCCACCGTTGCCGTTGCAGGCTGCCAGATGTCGCAACAAGACCGCGCTGCCGCGACCGGCGGTGTTGCCGGTGCCGCTATCGGCGCTGCTGTTTCGGATGACGGCGACCGCGTCCAGAACGCCGCGATCGGCGGCGCAGTCGGCACCGTTGCCGGCGCTCTGATCGGCAAAGCCAACCAGCCGGGTCAGTGCCGCTATCGCGACTCCTATGGCCGCGAGTACATCGCGCCCTGCTAA
- the cydD gene encoding thiol reductant ABC exporter subunit CydD, translated as MTDATTEAPKPKAVLARIAQPVAGKLKLAGWLGVASALIWPAQAALIGLVLGDLVAPGVSPALSPLAGAAGFVALALVRIVLDWISQKLSADAAEVVLRESRETLIRKALRQASGAAALSPAELASLSAEKLGALGPWATRYQPAFLRARIIPLAFILLAATQSWAVAGILLIAGPLIPLFMALVGMAAQDASEKQMVEIGSLNRLLIDRIAAITDLRLLGAEARSRADLETKSEDLRVRTMAVLRVAFLSSTLLELFAAIGVALVAVYVGFSLIGWMNFGTWGSKMTPAEGIFLLMIAPEFFQPLRDLAAAWHDRAAALAVASELETTETAIAKANTLMGTGGEGTAPQLGPLHWHGLQIRPGEAADPIPLPDGDIAPGEAVAITGPSGAGKTTLLTALVGLIHPEAGEITLGDTALTEQNADDWRAAFGWIPQSPRFADASLRELITLNRSGDLDAALEAAQATEVVAGLPGGLDARLGDMGGGVSGGEARRLLIARAHYAGRPIVLADEPTADLDAETGAKVIAALLALRANGTTLIVASHDPALVAAMDRQIELEGAA; from the coding sequence ATGACAGACGCCACGACCGAAGCGCCGAAGCCGAAAGCCGTTCTTGCCCGTATCGCTCAGCCGGTGGCGGGGAAGTTGAAGCTCGCCGGGTGGCTCGGCGTAGCCTCGGCGCTGATCTGGCCCGCGCAGGCCGCTCTGATCGGCTTGGTCCTTGGCGATCTGGTCGCGCCTGGAGTAAGCCCCGCGCTTTCGCCGCTTGCCGGGGCCGCTGGTTTCGTGGCGCTGGCGCTCGTGCGGATCGTGCTCGACTGGATTTCGCAGAAGCTTTCCGCCGATGCCGCCGAGGTCGTGCTGCGCGAGAGCCGCGAGACACTGATCCGAAAGGCGCTGCGTCAGGCCAGCGGGGCCGCCGCGCTGTCGCCTGCGGAACTGGCCTCGCTCTCGGCGGAGAAGCTCGGCGCACTCGGTCCTTGGGCCACGCGCTACCAGCCCGCCTTCCTGCGCGCCCGGATCATACCCCTCGCCTTCATCCTGCTCGCCGCCACGCAAAGCTGGGCGGTCGCGGGCATCTTGCTGATTGCGGGGCCGCTGATCCCGCTGTTCATGGCGCTTGTTGGCATGGCCGCGCAGGACGCCTCGGAAAAGCAAATGGTCGAGATCGGCTCTCTGAACCGCCTGCTGATCGACCGGATCGCCGCGATCACCGATCTGCGGCTCTTGGGCGCGGAGGCCCGCTCGCGCGCCGATCTGGAGACCAAATCCGAAGACCTGCGCGTCCGCACGATGGCGGTTCTGCGGGTGGCCTTCCTCTCCTCGACGCTTCTGGAACTGTTCGCCGCAATCGGCGTGGCGCTGGTCGCGGTCTATGTCGGCTTCTCGCTGATCGGCTGGATGAATTTCGGCACATGGGGCAGCAAGATGACCCCGGCCGAGGGGATTTTCCTGCTGATGATCGCGCCCGAATTCTTCCAGCCGCTGCGCGATCTGGCAGCGGCGTGGCATGACCGAGCCGCCGCGCTTGCCGTGGCCTCCGAGCTGGAGACGACCGAGACTGCCATCGCCAAGGCAAACACACTGATGGGCACCGGGGGCGAAGGCACGGCGCCGCAGCTCGGGCCGCTGCACTGGCACGGTCTGCAAATCCGCCCCGGCGAGGCCGCCGATCCGATCCCCCTGCCCGATGGCGACATCGCCCCGGGCGAGGCGGTGGCGATCACCGGGCCGTCGGGCGCAGGCAAGACGACGCTTCTAACCGCGCTGGTCGGGCTGATCCATCCCGAGGCGGGGGAGATCACACTGGGCGACACCGCGCTGACCGAGCAAAACGCCGATGACTGGCGCGCGGCCTTCGGCTGGATTCCGCAAAGCCCGCGCTTTGCCGATGCGAGCCTGCGCGAGCTGATCACGCTGAACCGCTCCGGCGATCTCGATGCGGCGCTGGAGGCTGCGCAGGCCACCGAGGTCGTCGCGGGCCTTCCCGGCGGGCTCGACGCCCGACTGGGCGATATGGGCGGCGGCGTCTCGGGTGGCGAGGCGCGGCGTCTGCTGATCGCGCGCGCCCATTACGCGGGCCGCCCGATCGTGCTGGCCGACGAACCGACCGCCGATCTCGATGCCGAGACGGGCGCCAAGGTGATCGCGGCGCTGCTGGCGCTGCGCGCAAACGGCACGACTTTGATCGTCGCGAGCCACGACCCCGCCCTCGTTGCCGCGATGGACCGCCAGATCGAATTGGAGGGCGCAGCATGA
- a CDS encoding electron transfer flavoprotein subunit beta/FixA family protein, translated as MKVLVPVKRVIDYNVKARVKADGSGVDLANVKMSMNPFDEIAVEEAIRLKEKGAVEEIIAVSIGVKQAQETLRTALAMGADRAILVVAADDVQTDIEPLAVAKILAKVVEEEQPGMVILGKQAIDNDMNATGQMLAALLGWGQATFASEVVVEGEAAKVTREVDGGLQTIEVKLPAIVTTDLRLNEPRYASLPNIMKAKKKPLDEKTADDYGVDVSPRLEVVKTTEPEARQAGEMVPDVDTLVAKLKEKGVV; from the coding sequence ATGAAGGTTCTCGTGCCTGTGAAGCGCGTGATCGACTATAACGTGAAAGCTCGCGTGAAAGCGGACGGAAGCGGTGTCGATCTCGCCAATGTCAAAATGTCGATGAACCCGTTCGACGAAATCGCTGTCGAAGAGGCGATCCGTCTGAAGGAGAAGGGCGCCGTCGAAGAGATCATCGCGGTCTCGATCGGCGTGAAGCAGGCGCAGGAAACGCTGCGCACCGCGCTCGCGATGGGTGCGGATCGTGCGATTCTCGTGGTCGCCGCCGATGACGTGCAGACCGATATCGAGCCGCTGGCCGTTGCCAAGATCCTCGCCAAGGTCGTCGAGGAAGAGCAGCCCGGCATGGTGATCCTCGGCAAGCAGGCGATCGACAACGACATGAACGCGACCGGCCAGATGCTGGCGGCGCTTCTGGGCTGGGGTCAGGCGACCTTTGCCTCGGAAGTCGTGGTCGAGGGCGAGGCCGCGAAGGTCACCCGTGAAGTCGACGGCGGTCTGCAGACCATCGAGGTCAAGCTGCCCGCGATCGTCACCACCGACCTTCGTCTGAACGAGCCGCGCTACGCGTCGCTGCCGAACATCATGAAGGCGAAGAAGAAGCCGCTCGACGAGAAAACCGCCGACGACTACGGCGTCGACGTCTCGCCGCGCCTCGAAGTGGTGAAAACAACCGAGCCGGAAGCGCGTCAGGCTGGCGAAATGGTGCCGGATGTCGACACGCTGG
- a CDS encoding ArnT family glycosyltransferase yields MSSTAWRVPLIGALFLFALSAVVLMVMRPLMAIDETRYVTVAWEMWQGGSKLVPHLNGAIYSDKPPLLFWLINIVWSVTGPSEWAARLVAPAFGLLSVGLVAMLARRLWPEEPERAGLAALILGTSGVFLLFGSTTMFDTMLTAATLLGMLAVWAMRDTDRFAPVIGLGIALAFGVFAKGPVILVHVLPTALLMPLWATGAERPALKQWYARIGIGFLIGFGIVLLWLGPAIIFGGAEYREQILWKQSAGRMVESFAHGRPVWFFVALLPFFLWPWGWSRAGLATFKPSRLWEDAGTRMVAVWFATAFVAFSLISGKQAHYLVPELPALALILSGLLPTAERRMRWLRLLWLLPGVATAIAAASVHFGAFPELPEGTGSWLFVIAGVALLVGGALIVMRARQGWFAEAFVAPLVLIAIQIMVWPILWKVYDPAPIASLIAAHSENGVATTDRGYAGQFSFVARLEKPVTVLGNSADLGRWMADHPGGLVLAAKPVEGVDGLNQIAERHFRQDDWRLYQVAETITPPAEAAPETTPEATPETGPASAPDSAN; encoded by the coding sequence ATGAGTTCGACCGCTTGGCGCGTTCCCCTGATCGGGGCGCTTTTCCTTTTCGCGCTGAGCGCGGTGGTGTTGATGGTCATGCGCCCGCTGATGGCGATCGACGAGACGCGCTATGTCACCGTCGCCTGGGAGATGTGGCAGGGCGGCTCCAAGCTGGTGCCGCATCTCAACGGCGCGATCTATTCCGACAAGCCGCCGCTTCTGTTCTGGCTCATCAATATCGTCTGGAGCGTCACGGGCCCCAGCGAATGGGCGGCGCGGCTGGTCGCGCCCGCCTTCGGGCTGCTGTCGGTCGGGCTGGTGGCGATGCTCGCGCGCAGGCTCTGGCCGGAGGAACCCGAGCGCGCGGGGCTCGCCGCGTTGATCCTCGGGACGAGCGGGGTGTTCCTGCTGTTCGGCTCCACGACGATGTTCGACACGATGCTGACGGCGGCGACTCTGCTGGGGATGCTCGCGGTCTGGGCGATGCGCGACACGGATCGCTTCGCCCCGGTGATCGGGCTTGGCATCGCGCTGGCTTTCGGCGTCTTCGCCAAGGGGCCGGTGATCCTGGTGCATGTGCTGCCGACCGCGCTTTTGATGCCGCTTTGGGCGACGGGGGCGGAGCGGCCCGCGCTCAAGCAGTGGTATGCGCGGATCGGGATCGGTTTTCTGATCGGTTTCGGCATCGTGCTGCTGTGGCTCGGCCCCGCGATCATCTTCGGCGGTGCGGAATATCGCGAGCAGATCCTGTGGAAGCAAAGCGCCGGGCGGATGGTGGAAAGCTTCGCTCATGGCCGTCCCGTCTGGTTCTTCGTGGCGCTGCTGCCCTTCTTCCTCTGGCCGTGGGGCTGGAGCCGCGCGGGGCTGGCCACGTTCAAACCCTCGCGGCTCTGGGAGGATGCGGGCACGCGCATGGTGGCGGTCTGGTTCGCGACCGCCTTCGTCGCCTTCTCGCTGATTTCGGGAAAGCAGGCGCATTACCTCGTGCCGGAACTGCCTGCGCTGGCGCTGATCCTGTCGGGGCTGCTGCCCACGGCGGAGCGTCGGATGCGCTGGCTGCGCCTGCTGTGGCTTCTGCCCGGCGTGGCGACGGCGATCGCTGCGGCATCGGTGCATTTCGGGGCGTTCCCGGAACTGCCCGAGGGCACCGGCTCGTGGCTCTTCGTGATCGCGGGTGTGGCGCTGCTCGTGGGCGGCGCGCTGATCGTGATGAGGGCGCGGCAGGGTTGGTTCGCCGAAGCTTTCGTCGCGCCGCTGGTGCTGATCGCCATTCAGATCATGGTCTGGCCGATCCTTTGGAAAGTCTACGATCCGGCCCCGATCGCGAGCCTGATCGCCGCGCATTCCGAGAATGGCGTGGCGACCACTGATCGCGGCTATGCGGGGCAGTTCTCGTTTGTTGCGCGGCTTGAGAAGCCTGTGACGGTGCTTGGCAACAGCGCCGATCTGGGGCGCTGGATGGCGGATCATCCCGGCGGTCTCGTGCTCGCCGCGAAGCCGGTCGAGGGCGTCGACGGGCTTAACCAGATTGCGGAGCGGCATTTCCGGCAGGACGACTGGCGGCTCTATCAGGTGGCAGAGACGATCACGCCGCCCGCTGAAGCTGCGCCCGAGACTACTCCCGAGGCTACTCCCGAGACTGGGCCGGCCTCCGCGCCCGACAGCGCAAACTGA
- a CDS encoding amino acid ABC transporter ATP-binding/permease protein — protein sequence MKTLLTLTARLIADQKWAFSRGLALSFLVLAMGAALLGLSGWFITASALAGITGLGLNFNFFTPSAGVRGLALGRAVSRYGERLLTHDATLRALAKLRIDLMDGVSRRPHEEQARLRGAQALNRITSDVDALDGVLLRLVIPFLAGGMVQIAALLMLWWLEGLPIGLAVFLIYLLGGGLGLIWVARAARHDARAAETALQNIRRRALETMRARADLAVAGQLEAATAQTLAEVEAEALARRNLEALDRRVGAVISGTTALAGAAALAIAGQMALAGQITPARAAVGLFVALALAESLMLLRRGMAEIGRMQEAGARVMDLTDTPERPQPDGHAPTDTNAPLIESRNVAFTRAKSAAPLFSDLTFSLARGETVMLGGPSGAGKSTALAVLSGLLKPSGGEVTVMGRALPDWPEGDLRDVLTMVPQRSQLIGGTIAENLALALPPEAQLDEDAAWAALRAVALDEVIAARGGLEARLGEGGTGLSGGQTKRLALARAALRQPDILLLDEPTEGLDAPTAAATLSGLRALLPDAGFLLVSHRQPDQSAATGTIALK from the coding sequence ATGAAAACGCTTCTGACCCTCACCGCCCGCCTGATCGCCGATCAGAAATGGGCCTTCAGCCGAGGCCTCGCGCTGTCCTTCCTCGTGCTCGCGATGGGGGCGGCGCTGCTGGGCCTGTCGGGCTGGTTCATCACCGCCTCGGCCTTGGCCGGGATCACGGGGCTGGGCCTCAACTTCAATTTCTTCACCCCCTCGGCAGGCGTGCGCGGACTGGCTTTGGGTCGCGCGGTGTCGCGCTATGGTGAGCGGTTGCTGACCCATGATGCCACGCTGCGCGCGCTGGCGAAGCTGCGCATCGACCTGATGGATGGCGTCTCCCGTCGCCCGCATGAGGAACAGGCGCGGCTGCGCGGTGCGCAGGCGCTGAACCGGATCACCTCGGATGTGGATGCGCTGGACGGCGTGCTGCTGCGGCTGGTCATCCCCTTCCTCGCAGGCGGCATGGTGCAGATCGCGGCACTTCTGATGCTGTGGTGGCTCGAAGGGCTGCCGATCGGGCTGGCGGTCTTCCTGATCTACCTGCTGGGTGGTGGGCTCGGGCTGATCTGGGTGGCCCGTGCCGCCCGCCACGATGCCCGCGCCGCCGAGACCGCGCTGCAAAACATCCGTCGCCGCGCGCTGGAAACCATGCGCGCCCGCGCCGATCTGGCCGTGGCCGGACAGTTGGAGGCCGCCACCGCGCAGACCTTGGCCGAGGTCGAGGCCGAGGCGCTGGCGCGGCGCAATCTCGAGGCGCTCGATAGGCGCGTGGGAGCCGTGATTTCGGGAACCACCGCGCTTGCCGGAGCCGCCGCTCTGGCCATCGCCGGGCAGATGGCGCTGGCCGGGCAGATCACGCCCGCCCGCGCTGCGGTGGGTCTGTTCGTCGCGCTGGCTCTGGCCGAGTCGCTGATGCTGCTCCGTCGCGGCATGGCCGAGATCGGGCGGATGCAGGAGGCGGGCGCGCGGGTCATGGACCTGACCGATACGCCCGAGCGGCCGCAGCCCGACGGCCACGCCCCCACTGATACCAACGCCCCGCTGATCGAGTCGCGCAACGTAGCCTTCACCCGCGCCAAGAGCGCCGCGCCGCTCTTTTCCGATCTGACCTTCAGCCTCGCGCGTGGCGAGACGGTGATGCTTGGCGGGCCTTCGGGAGCGGGGAAATCCACTGCGCTCGCCGTGCTGTCCGGCCTTCTCAAACCTTCCGGTGGCGAGGTCACGGTGATGGGCCGCGCGCTGCCCGACTGGCCGGAAGGCGACCTGCGCGATGTGCTCACCATGGTTCCGCAGCGCAGCCAGCTGATCGGCGGCACCATCGCCGAGAACCTCGCGCTCGCTCTGCCGCCCGAGGCGCAGCTCGATGAAGACGCGGCTTGGGCCGCGCTGCGCGCCGTCGCGCTTGATGAAGTGATCGCCGCGCGCGGCGGCCTCGAGGCACGGCTTGGCGAAGGCGGCACCGGACTTTCGGGCGGTCAGACGAAACGTCTGGCGCTGGCCCGTGCGGCTTTGCGGCAGCCCGACATCCTGCTGCTGGACGAGCCGACCGAGGGGCTCGACGCCCCAACGGCCGCCGCGACTCTCTCCGGATTGCGCGCGCTTTTGCCCGACGCAGGCTTCCTTCTGGTGTCTCACAGACAGCCCGATCAGAGCGCCGCCACGGGCACCATCGCGCTGAAATGA
- the cydB gene encoding cytochrome d ubiquinol oxidase subunit II produces MILYELIPLDVLRVIWWLLLGVLLIGFALTDGFDMGVGALLPFVGKTDSERRVAINTVGPVWEGNQVWFILGGGAIFAAWPPLYAVSFSGFYLAMFLVLAALILRPVGFKYRSKRDSAAWRNGWDWALFVGGAVPALIFGVAMGNVLQGVPFELNDMLMPLYPGNFIMKLLGLLNPYALLAGVVSLSMLMMHGAAWLSVKTEGAVKVRATEIGSVAGMVAFAAYILAGIWLAFGITGYHITSVVPDNGPSNPLFSTVEHSGSWMRAYADRPWIAIAPILGLAGIAMAVRGLRAGREVSTLLWSKLGIFGVISSVGLTMFPFILPSSKMPDASLTVWDASSSHQTLFIMLVCALIFMPLILAYTAWVYKVLWGKVTVEDVERDSHTVY; encoded by the coding sequence ATGATCCTCTATGAACTCATCCCCCTCGACGTTCTGCGCGTCATCTGGTGGCTGCTGCTGGGCGTCCTGCTGATCGGCTTCGCGCTCACCGATGGCTTCGATATGGGCGTGGGCGCACTTCTGCCCTTCGTCGGCAAGACCGATAGCGAGCGCCGCGTGGCGATCAACACGGTCGGCCCGGTCTGGGAAGGCAACCAGGTCTGGTTCATCCTCGGCGGGGGCGCGATCTTCGCGGCCTGGCCACCCCTCTATGCGGTGAGCTTCTCGGGGTTCTACCTCGCGATGTTCCTCGTGCTCGCGGCGCTGATCCTGCGTCCCGTCGGCTTCAAGTATCGCTCGAAGCGCGACTCGGCGGCTTGGCGCAACGGCTGGGACTGGGCGCTCTTCGTGGGCGGCGCGGTGCCGGCGCTGATCTTCGGCGTGGCCATGGGCAACGTGCTGCAAGGCGTGCCCTTCGAGCTCAACGACATGCTGATGCCGCTCTATCCGGGCAACTTCATCATGAAGCTGCTGGGCCTTCTGAACCCCTACGCGCTGCTGGCTGGCGTGGTGTCGCTGTCGATGCTGATGATGCATGGCGCGGCGTGGCTCTCGGTGAAGACCGAAGGCGCGGTGAAGGTCCGCGCGACCGAAATCGGCTCCGTTGCGGGCATGGTGGCCTTCGCAGCCTATATCCTCGCGGGGATCTGGCTCGCCTTCGGGATCACGGGCTACCACATCACCTCGGTCGTGCCGGACAACGGCCCCTCCAACCCGCTCTTCTCGACGGTCGAGCATAGCGGGAGCTGGATGCGGGCCTATGCGGACCGCCCGTGGATCGCGATTGCGCCGATCCTTGGCCTCGCGGGTATCGCCATGGCGGTGCGGGGGCTGCGCGCCGGGCGCGAAGTCTCGACGCTGCTCTGGTCGAAACTGGGCATCTTCGGCGTGATCTCCTCGGTCGGCCTGACGATGTTCCCCTTCATCCTACCGAGCTCGAAAATGCCCGACGCCTCGCTGACGGTCTGGGACGCTTCGTCCTCGCACCAGACGCTGTTCATCATGCTCGTCTGCGCGCTCATCTTCATGCCGCTCATCCTCGCCTATACCGCATGGGTCTATAAGGTCCTGTGGGGCAAGGTGACGGTCGAAGATGTCGAGCGCGACAGCCATACCGTTTACTAA
- the cydX gene encoding cytochrome bd-I oxidase subunit CydX translates to MWYFAWILGLPLAALVAVANAMWLEMQNDCKIAGECKDD, encoded by the coding sequence ATGTGGTATTTCGCATGGATCCTCGGGCTTCCGCTGGCCGCTCTGGTCGCCGTCGCCAACGCGATGTGGCTCGAGATGCAGAACGACTGCAAGATCGCCGGTGAGTGCAAGGACGACTGA
- a CDS encoding cytochrome ubiquinol oxidase subunit I, which translates to MDFGIVELSRLQFAMTAMYHFLFVPLTLGLSIIVAIMETVYVMTNRPIWRQMTKFWATLFGINFVLGVATGLTMEFQFGMNWSYYSHYVGDIFGAPLAIEGLMAFFMEATFVGLMFFGWEKLSPVKHMVVTWLVAIGSNFSALWILIANGWMQNPVGAHFNPLTMRMEMTSFFDVVFNPVAQAKFVHTVSAGYVTAAVFVMGVSSWYMLKGRHFELARRSIAVAAAFGLASALSVVILGDESGYETTHNQKMKLAAMEAMWETEPAPASFTLFGIPDQQDRETKYAIHIPWVMGLIGTRSLTEQITGIDDLVKGSEERIRNGIVAYDDLLKIREAKGDVPPEVTKQFNENVGDLGYAYLLKRYVDDPRQATDAQIKMAADDTVPTVWPIFWSFRLMVALGFSFIALMVYFFVVSNWKGMQYPRWALRLAVIVIPAPWIAAELGWFTAEFGRQPWTVDGVLPTALSVSHLSVGDLLFTLLGFVAFYTVLFVIEMGLMIKYIKKGPYQDVEVTQEWLQRHDDRLSGRDGNAPVTMPAE; encoded by the coding sequence ATGGATTTCGGGATCGTTGAGCTGTCACGGCTGCAATTTGCCATGACCGCCATGTATCACTTCCTCTTCGTGCCGCTGACGCTTGGTCTGTCGATCATCGTGGCGATCATGGAGACGGTCTATGTGATGACCAACCGCCCCATCTGGCGGCAAATGACCAAGTTCTGGGCCACGCTGTTCGGCATCAACTTCGTGCTGGGCGTGGCCACGGGCCTCACGATGGAATTCCAGTTCGGCATGAACTGGAGCTACTATTCGCACTATGTGGGCGACATCTTTGGCGCACCGCTCGCGATCGAGGGCCTGATGGCCTTCTTCATGGAAGCGACCTTCGTCGGGTTGATGTTCTTCGGCTGGGAGAAACTCTCGCCGGTCAAGCACATGGTCGTCACCTGGCTCGTCGCCATCGGGTCGAACTTCTCGGCGCTCTGGATCCTCATCGCCAATGGTTGGATGCAGAACCCGGTCGGGGCGCATTTCAACCCGCTGACGATGCGGATGGAGATGACCTCCTTCTTCGACGTCGTGTTCAACCCCGTTGCCCAGGCCAAGTTCGTGCACACGGTGTCGGCAGGCTACGTCACGGCGGCTGTCTTCGTGATGGGCGTGTCGAGCTGGTACATGCTCAAGGGCCGTCATTTCGAACTCGCCCGCCGCTCGATCGCGGTCGCGGCCGCCTTCGGTCTCGCCTCGGCCCTGTCGGTCGTCATCCTCGGCGACGAGTCGGGCTACGAGACGACTCACAACCAGAAAATGAAGCTCGCCGCGATGGAAGCGATGTGGGAGACCGAACCGGCGCCCGCCTCCTTCACCCTCTTCGGCATTCCCGATCAGCAAGATCGCGAGACGAAATACGCGATCCACATCCCGTGGGTGATGGGCCTGATCGGCACGCGCTCGCTGACCGAGCAGATCACCGGGATCGACGATCTCGTCAAAGGCTCGGAAGAGCGGATTCGCAACGGTATCGTCGCCTATGACGACCTACTGAAAATCCGCGAAGCCAAGGGCGATGTCCCGCCCGAAGTCACCAAGCAGTTCAACGAAAACGTCGGCGATCTGGGCTATGCCTATCTGCTCAAACGCTACGTGGACGATCCCCGTCAGGCGACCGATGCGCAGATCAAGATGGCTGCGGATGACACCGTCCCAACGGTCTGGCCGATCTTCTGGTCCTTCCGCCTGATGGTGGCGCTTGGCTTCTCCTTCATCGCGCTGATGGTCTACTTCTTCGTCGTCTCGAATTGGAAGGGCATGCAATATCCCCGTTGGGCGCTGCGTCTGGCCGTGATCGTCATCCCCGCCCCGTGGATCGCCGCGGAACTGGGCTGGTTCACCGCCGAGTTCGGACGCCAACCCTGGACCGTGGACGGCGTGTTGCCGACGGCACTTTCGGTCAGTCACCTGTCGGTGGGCGACCTGCTGTTCACGCTGCTGGGCTTCGTGGCCTTCTACACCGTGCTCTTCGTCATCGAGATGGGTCTGATGATCAAATACATCAAGAAGGGCCCGTATCAGGATGTCGAGGTCACTCAAGAGTGGCTGCAGCGCCATGACGACCGCCTGTCCGGTCGCGACGGCAACGCCCCTGTCACCATGCCTGCGGAGTAA